The Oncorhynchus gorbuscha isolate QuinsamMale2020 ecotype Even-year linkage group LG04, OgorEven_v1.0, whole genome shotgun sequence genome includes the window TATGGAAAATAACATtaaaaagggatagttcacctgaactacactgctcaaaaaaaataaagggaacactaaaataacacatcctagatctgaatgaatgaaatgttatttttaaatactttttttctttacatagttgaatgtgctgacaacaaaatcacacaaaaattattaatggaaatcaaatgtatcaacccatggaggtctggatttggagtcacactcaaagtTAAAGTAGAAAACCACACTActggctgatccaactttgatgcaatgtccttaaaacaagtcaaaatgaggctcagtagtgtgtgtggcctccacgtgcctgtatgacctccctacaacgcctgggtatgctcctgatgaggtggtggatggtctcctgagggatctcctcccagacatggactaaagcatccgtcaactcctggacagtctgtggtgcaatgtggcgttggtggatggagcgagacatgatgtcccagatgtgctcaattggattcagatctggggaacgggcgggccagtccatagcatcaatgctgacacactccagccacatgaggtctagcattgtcttgcattaggaggaacccagggccaatcGCACCAGCatagtctcacaaggggtctgaggatctcatccaatctcatatgcatatgtatatactgtactctacatcatcgactgcatccttatgtaatacatgtatcactagccactttaactatgtcactttgtttactttgtctacacactcatctcatatgtatatactgtacttgataccatctactgtatgctgctctgtaccatcactcattcatatatccttatgtacatattccttatccccttacactgtgtagaagacagtagttttggaattgttagttagattacttgttggttatcactgcattgtcggaactagaagcacaagcatttcgctacactcgcattaacatctgctaaccatgtgtatgtgacaaataaaatttgatttgatttaatggcagtcaggctacctctggcgagcacatggagggctgtgcggtcccccaaagaaatgccaccccacaccatgactgacccaccgccaaaccggtcacgctggaggatgttgcaggcagcaggacgttctccacggcgtctccagactgtcacgtctgtcacatgtgctcagtgtgaacctgctttcatctatgaagagcacagggcgccagtggcgaatttgccaatcttggtgttctctggcaaatgccaaacgtcctgcgcggtgttgggctgtaagcactaAGTTTcccgacgacacaacagtggtaggtaggCCTGATTACGACAACGATGGCCAGCCTATAGGTAGAAGGTCAGAGAcatggcagtgtggtgtcaggacaacaacctctccttcaacgtgaacaagacaaaggaactgatcgtggacatacccaacaaactatcatggtacaaacacaccaagaaacttgtgaagagggcacaacaatgccttttccccctcaggggactgaaaagatttggcatgggtccccagatcttcaagaagttctatagctgcaccatcgagagcatcctgaccggttgcatcaccgcctggtatggcaactgctcggcatccgaccgaaggcgctacagagggtagtgcgtatggccaaATACATAACTGAGGCCAAGCTTTCTGCCGTCCAGGACccatatactaggcagtgtcagaggaaggccccccaaaaattgtcagactccagtcaccaaagtcatagactgttctctctgctaccgcacagcaagcagtaccggagtgccaagtctaagtCCAAAAGGCCCCTTAACAacatctacccccaagccataagactgcttaacaTTTAATCAAATGACCACCCAGACAATTGACATGGACCCCCtcctttttgtttttacattgctgctactcgctgtttattatctatgcatcttcactttacccctacctacatggtcaaattacctcgactaacctgtaccggtaccacctgtacatagcctagttattgttatttattgtgtaaattttttgttgttgaaaactttagtttatttagttaaTATTTTCTTAAATATTTCTTGAACAGCATTgattgttaagggcttgtaaagtaagaacttcggcgcatgtgacaaatacaatttgatttgaattgcgAGCCCTCTTTTGTACTGCGGTGATGGGTCAGCTTTAAGCGATTTAATATAGCAATATTTTTACTGTTTTATGCAGAAATAGTGCAGTGATTGGTCAAATTTGCAAACCCTCACATAATATGCAGGGAATTGTTGAtttagcaaaaaaaaagaaaagaaaaacactATCACAGAATCCTGGAGGGACCATCTTCCTCTACATCTCCCCTACCAGTACATGAACAAAATAACCCATATACCACACCACTCTAACGCCACCGCTGGGTCAAGTGATTCCAtatctcctgacccctccagCAGTTGCCTCACCACTGGTGGTTGGGAGTCCTGTCCCAGTAGCTTCACGTCATTCTCCACGCGGTGCAGCCAGCCCTCATTCTCAAGGAAGCACAGCTCAACCTCCTTCAGCCTCTTGCGGATGTGCTGCTGCTGTGTGAGCAAGGAAGCCAGCTTGCGCTCGTGCTTGCAGGTGGCCTATTCAACAACAGAGCCTATCAGATTTGGATATGACAAAGGAGTGTATGCACTTTAAACATCCATCTATCACTGGTACATCATAAAAGACATGCTCCTTCTGGGACCATTTTCTGGCTAAAATGACATGGTGATAATCAGGGCCTTTTTCAGACCTTCTCAGTCTTGTCTTTGGCACTGAAGAGCTGGGCCTGCTGGTTGCACTCCTCGCTGTGGCGCTGACGTAACTCGTTCTCCTTGAGCTGCCGCTCCAGAACAAGGTGCTCTCTCCTGATCTGAGTACGGCTGGAGAAAATGCCCTGTAGGGACTCTGACACCCTGTCCAGAAAAAGGGGCAACCAGCCAGTTATTGTTAAATGGAGCCTTTGCTTAATAATGGAGGGCAAAGGTTTATCAAAAATAAATTTTTCAGTGTTTGCCCTTCCTCAAGTAAAAATCCTATGTCATGTTATTGTACAACTCAACAGGTTGAACATTGTTCAAATCAGGCAGCTGCCCTGGACCACCCTCAGCAGCTTTCACCCAATAAGGCAGAGGCATTGCAACAATGTCTCATTCTGGTAAAGGAAGAGGGGTATGcaggtaaataaataaacagacagTGGAGAGCAGCCGCTGAAATGTGACTGCAATCTCCAATGTAACCCCTGTGACGTAGGAGCCGCCGTGGCCTTGCCAGACTGATGAATTTTTAATTGTGTGAGAAGCATGCTGCCTCTCTTCAGAGCCTCACATTGTGCGAGTTGTGAATTCTGATGCCGGTGAATGAAATGCGTGGGAATGAGACTCATTCAGCTCCAccccctcttccctttccctctctccctttttaaACAGACGCCACTGCAGCCCTTGGAGGGTAGCGAAGGAAGGACGTTTTTAACTAATACCGATATATTATATGTGTAGTTTTATTTTTTATGTGGCTCACAGCTTCCCCTATCAAAAATGCAGAGCAAACTCTCCACCCAAAGCCCAGGTCCTTGGGCTTTGTACTTTCCCTCAACATGATAAATTATCTATGGATTTCAATTAAAGTGTACAAGTTTAAAGGACACTCAAGTGTGGTTGCATATTATGCATAACAGAACTTGTATTACTGTATAAATACAAGTTTTGCCTTTTGGTTGTTGCATGCACATTGGTACAAGAAATAAGTACCTACTTGTAAATCTCTGTTTGGTTCTGACTGGAAATGGTATTAGAGACTCCAGGAACAAGAGggtccatcttcctctcctcatacTCTTTCAACTTCTTCTTCAACTGAATGATCTGAAATAGCATAAACTGTTGATAAAATGTGAAATGTATGTCCACACATTTCCGGAACCTAAGGGCCTCCAGTCTGCATAGTAGAGATTGGTGTTTCATCTTATATTACCTCTTCTCGCTGCCTCTCGCATATCACTGCATACTGGCCGATGTGACTGTCCAAGCTGACAACATTCCTCTTGAGCTAAAGAACAGGTAGATGCATGTAAAAACGTATggaatgagaaagagaggcaTTAGAAACAGAAATATTGTAAGAAATGCCATGTAGTACAAGTTTTCCTATCAAAACCACTTCTGAACTCATGTTTGGCTTTTAAAAACACAGCCAAAGAGGCCTAAATAAATCCTATAACATTGTTGGGATGGGTGAGTAGTTTACTGACCGATGATTTGATCTCTTTGGCCCGGTTGGCGTATTTCAGTGTGTTGTGGGTGTCGTCATAAGATTTGGAGGAGGGGCTAATGTTGGCAATCATGACCGTCCTGCAGTTCCCACCAAGAGAATCTTTAAGGAGTCGTGTTAGCTTGCTGTCCCTGTATGGAATGTGGGCTTTCTTACTCTGCTGTAATAAATCAAGCAAAATCAACATTAGCCTGAGAAAAGAGTAAATGTGCAAAACAGGAAAAGGTTAGGCATACACATTCAGGTTTGGGATTGGTAAAGGTCTGACAAACCTCATAGAACATAAAATGCTTTTTTATTTATACCAATTCATTCCCTCTTGCTTGCATTAAAATGCAATTGACCACAGTCCTATGACCCCTTGGGACTCATACAGTAAATGTCCAGTGACAATGGACATTAATAAGGCTGTATAGGGGGCCATTTTAGAACAGCCATACACTGAATGTCCAAAATATCAAGAACACCTGCTCcctccatgacagactgaccaggtgaaagctatgatcccttattgaagtcacttattaaatccacttcaaaatcagagtagatgaaggtgaggagacagcttttaaaataattatttaacctttgagacaattgagagatggattgtgtatgtgtgccattcaaagggtgaatgggcaaggcaaaatACTTAGGTGCCTTggaacgaggtatggtagtaggtgccaggaaaCACTCGTTTGTGTCAAGatctgcaacactgctgggttttacatgctcaacagtttccaatgtgcatcaagaatggtccgccacccaaagaacatccagccaactgtgggaagcattggagtcaacatgggccagcatccctgtggaacgctttcgacaccttgtagagtccataccctgacaaattgaggctgttctgagtgcggggggggggggtgtgcaactcaatattaggaaggtattctTAAATGTTTTGTATATACACATTCATATTTTTACTTTGGCAAACGGTAACTATTTGTTTCCATAAACAGGTTTCTGGCAGATAGATACCTTTCATTTCTATAGAAAATGTAAACGCCCAAGCACATTATCTTCTGCTAGTGTGAATGTGCTAGGTCTGAATTCAGCCTGGCTTCACTAATGGCACAGATGCGTCTTGAGTACATTACATCTGTTCAGGTGAGTCACAGTCGCATGGAGACTCAAATGGCAGGAATTACCAGGCACTTGCAGAGGAAAAGTGATCTGCAATGGGCTGGGGGCTGCCCAGCTGTTCTCCCTGGCCGAAACCTACATCTGGAACCAGGAAACCCTTATATTTCCAGCTGATCCTATGGGAGCTCAAAGTTTGCAGCTAAAAGGAGGTTGTCCCAATTAAGCAAAATGAGTCTTTCGTCAGAGCAGGATTTACAATGTAcagcccgagagagagaggaaatgggcCAATGGAGAAAACCACAAAGGCTAAATGTGCAACTGCAATTCATGGCCATGGGACCAGTCCAAGCTGGGACATCAAGGTATCATTCCCTAAAGCAATGGTGCCATAATAAAAGTACATTTTGGTACTGCGTGGCATGTTTGTGCAGCATTTCCTAAATGCATGTGGCCTGCTTGTGGAATCCCCAGGGTCAGTGGTAAACCAAAAAGACTCAGTGACAGGTTAATGTATGCAACTAGAATGAAATATTATCCAAATACTTTGGCTTGCTAACAGACCAAGCAAGGCTCCTTGAGTTACAGGGAGCTGCTCACTTTTTTTCTGGCAATGACAGAGCAGGGGAGTATTGCTGCCAGTGTGATGTAAAATTGCAATCAATTAAACAACATACAAACAAAATGAAGGCAGAATAAATTAGACTAGGCCGACCTAAAAATCCACAAGAAAAAAATCATCTTAAAAAATGCAGTGTACCTAGAAATCAACTGGCACAGTGAAAATGAACGACAGCAAAGGATAACACTAAAACCATTCACCAGTGAGATAAACATATGTAATCAGTTGTAACACCACGGTAGTGGGTTCAATTAACGGGACCACCCATAAATAaaatatatgcacacatgactaagtcgctttggataaaagtgtgtgGGGGGGAATGAACTCAATAGTTTAAAATTACTAAAACCAAATGGAAactgtgtagaaatgataatgaTCCTACATTCATACCGTTTCTTGACTGTGTCCAGGCGGCTAATAATCCCAGAAATGAAAGCCAGACAATTCGGGAGCATTGAAAATTCCAAAAATGATGGATAGAGGACTATCTTTAGCAAATGTTGATGGCAAGGAAATATACGTTTCAGTGCGTCCCTCTGGACTTCGAACACCGAATACGGCCCCCAGGGCAAAATTAGTTTGACACACCTGTCTTTGTATTAAATCTAAACATAAGTTTGTGTATTCTCAGTGGTGAGGAAGCAGCACCAAGGCCTGCTCAACATTGCTTACGAGTCTCACAGAAATGCCTGTGGGTGTTATTGTCAAAAGATCAACCACCTTTTTGAATTATATTGAATTCTGTGAGCAGAAACATTTCCTTTGAATAATTTGTCATATTCAATGAGAAACATGCATCAAGATGCTTTACACATACCTTAGGGTCAGCCAGAGCGTTGATGACATTTCCCAGGGCAAGGAGTGAACGGTTGATGTTAGCGCCTTCCCGTTGACGTGCTCCCTTTGCGTTAGTGGCATTTGCTCGCTCGGAGCCAGCGAGGTCAATCAGGCTCATTTTGGCCACACGGACATTTGGATTAAGGCTGGCCGTCCTGTCCTGTTGCTTCAAGTAAATCTAGTGGGACAAGAACACCAACAATTTCATCTTCACCTGTTCAGTGACTAAACCTGCTTGCTGTCTGGTAAAGGAGGAAAGGTAGATGACGCCACTCCATTGAAATAGCATACCTGAAATACAGCATGGGACCGTGACGAGGTGGCATTCATGTCAGTGGGGTGTTGCGTTCTATTCCGATTGCCATAATCCAAAGCTTCAAGGATGTGCTCAGCAGACTTAGGCTACAAAATAGGTCACATGAATACTTTCAAACAAATAAAATCAGTACACGTCCATTAAAAACAGATGTAAATTCATTCAACTAGGGAAAAAAGGACAACAAACACACCTGCCAGACAAGAAATAACCTGTCGATCACTAACCTGGTGCAGAGTAAGGCCTTGGACAACCACTCCATTCGAGGGGTCCTCCCTCACTGCAAGTGGGCCGACATTAGCCAAGAGGTCCCGGATCTGCTCATTATAGACCTGAAAACCAGTTATGACAAGAACTTGGCTGGTTTCTTTTGGCAATTTAAATTCTGATCGTTCATTAATAAAATGTGTTTCTTTAATTCCCAGGTATGATGGAGGAAGATTATTCCTTGATTTCTGTGTAAATGTATTACTTGTAAAATCAGACAGATGAAACCAGTCACCTCAAGATAAGAAAATGCTACATTGAATATTTTCTCTTCCTTGACTTGATCCATACGGTTGAAGAGCTCTGTCATGGTGCGATACATCACACCCGGGTCATTGCTTGAGCCCAACATGGTGTGTGTCTTGCCTGCTCCTGTTGCGCCATAAGCGAAGACTGCAACATTTCAGAGAGGGATTAGTAATCAAACATGATCAAAACTTCCACTTCAAATAAATCTGATTTTGGTAGGTTTAAATGTGACACCAAATCTATTGGAATTTAACTGCTAAATGGGGTACAAAGATATTGGCTACTGTAGTATACTAATGACTATTTATATAATGGTCCTCTGTACTATGACATTAATTTAAATTAAGTTATTTGCAACACTTTTCACAACATCTGTCTCAATGTGCACATAGTCATAGGCCTACTAATCAAACGGTGTAGTCCTGTAAAGATTAGTAGGCTCAAGCCTATTTTATTACCTGTACAGTTAAAGCCATTCAACACTCCATCAAGTATCCTTTGAGTGGTGTTCTCAAAGATATCCACCTGAGAAGAATCCTCCCCAAAAACATTATCAAAGACAAATTTCAGGTCCTTATTGGCTCTCTTGTTGACATCTCTGTTTTGAACTCTTGGTCCCCCAAAAGATGTCATATGCTGTTCCTTGGGGTCAAATATTAGCATGTGGTTGTCCACAACTTGGACCACATTTCTGAAGTTCTCGCACTTCTCATTGTCATTAGTTGGCCGCACACGAACAACCACTTTGACATGGCTGCACACGTCCATGACTCTTCTTATTGTGTATTGATCTAGTTAAGGGAGCACAAGGAAGATGCTTTAGCTGACTAAACTCCACAGTGAAGGATGTTTCTGATATACTCCATTGGAGTGGAGCAGAGACCAGGCTTTGGGGAATTGGGCATGGCCAGacataatttgtatttatttaaccaggtaggatagttgagaacaagttctcatttgcaactgcaacctgaccaagataaagtaaagcagtttgacacatacagcaacacagagttacacatggaataaacaaacatacaaacaataatacagtaggaaaatatatatgtgcaaatgaggtaggataagagaggtaaggtaataaataggccatggtggcaaagtaattacaatataacaattaaacactggaatggtaggatgtgcagaagatgaatgtgcaagttgagatactggggtgcaaaggagtaagataaataaatacagtatggtgatgaggtagattggatgggctatttacagatgagctatgtacaggtgcagtgatctgtgagctgctctgacagctggtgcttaaagctagtgagagaggtaagagtctccagcttaaTAAGTAATAACATAGCTAACTACTTGCATTCGACGTTACATTTTAAGCAGTGAATATATACAAATATGTTGTTACATAAACAACAGGGCGACTTGAATGTCTCGTGTAGTCGTCGCCCGTAGTGCCTTCTTgtggctagctaacattagcagtcAACAAAGAGTCATAGAAGCTCACCTCCGAGCGAAAACAGCAAGTGCTGCGAGTTGTAAAATACATCATAAACATGACTTATGTTCTGGAGCGAAGTATAATACACCCACAGCCTACCTTTGACTATTATTGTTTCACATTTGCAATTGTAGCTCGCTAGCAAGTACTGCCACTGCTACTTTTTCTCCCAAGACCAGCGGGTCTTTTCAAAAACAAGCCCCCTCTTCCTTCGCAACAGCTGATTGGCTATGCACCTTGAGTGACGTCGGTGAGCTTGGTGTTGCAGTCACTTGATTGCAGTACTGGTGGAGGAAGTGGTTTAAAAACTCTGTTCGTATGCCAGCTATTATCTagcaaaaaaataatgttttatcATGTAATTTAAACCATTATGAGACATAGCTAACATAACAAAGTAAGTATACTATTGCGCTAAGACCAATGTCCTAAATACAATTTGCATCGTCCCAGTTGCAAGTTATTCAAGGTGTTGTAACACTAGCTACTAACTAGCTAAGTTACTACAGCTGAACGGAACGCACATATCCGAACACTTTTCCCCGATAGTTTTCTATGAATATGCACCTGAGAATAGCTAGCTATTAGCTGTCTAACGCTAGTAGCTACACAAATCATTTCGCACTTCTCCACTTTGAAATTAGATCGCTCTCTTCAACGTGGTCTTCTTCTACTGAGTACTGCACTCTAGTGTAAAAAAGTGTCCTGGAGCCCACTTTGATTTGGTTTACTGTGTAGTTTGCTAAGTAGCTAGGTATTTACTGTAACTGGATAACTAGAATGAAAAAACAGATCAATGCTTCATATTTTCTGATACCTAGCTAGCTTAGCCAGAAATGTTAGCTACATTTTTTTTAGCTCGCTAATACCATTCTTTCTGCCACCACAATTCGTGGCATTTATTGCATTAGCCACTAGCTAGAATAGTATCTTACAAAGTTACTGTGTATTTGTCATGTCACTGTCATCATGTCTGTGCCCTTCCAATTCTCTTCAGACCATGGCATGTCAACATGTGTCTGCTTGTCCTACCTTGAGATCATCATGGAGAGTGGCTCTTGATGTTGCTTGTAGAGTCAGCCAGCCATGGAAGGGGAGTAGTTTGTCTTACTCTGGCTTTGCTCCCATGGAGCCTGGTCACCAGGACAGACGTAAAGATGACTCCACCATCTTGGCTGAACAGACACTGCACACACCTGTCATGCTTAGAAGTGCTCCAATGTTTAGATATTCAACCTGGCCAGGTAAGTCTTTATTCTctaaaacactgtgtgtgtgtgtcaacccaCCTTTTCTTAGTGAGCCCTTGATGGTTAAATATTCTATGGAACAGCAGGTAAGGTTTGTTGTGCATTTTGCCTGTTTTTACCCATGATGAATCATAGGGAAATCTGTGTTCTTTGAAAGGTTGTTTGTTCAGTTCATAAGATGGGCTACTTCTCTTGAGAGGGCACATTAAGTCACCAGGATCCCACTACCTTTGCTTTCCCTTACATACTACCAGGACAGATGGACATGAGTCAAAGGCCTTCTGTTTCTGGTGGGCAGTGCGGAGGGAGATTTGATGGGCCCCCTGGGTGGCTGAGAGATGCTGCATGGACAGGGCAGGTGGGGGCCATGGGTCAACAACTTAGTCAGGCATTGTGCCACCGTAAGGCTGTTGGCAGGACATAGAGTGCTGCCTGCAACACTCCTGCCTGAACTTTAGCGCCTCTTACTGTAACTCCTTCACTCTCCGCCCATTGGCCAACTGTCCCAATACAGCTAGCCAAGAGCTTGCCATTAAAAACAAGTGTTAGatagattttttaaaaatgtaattctAGTCACTGCACATAGAGCCTGTCAATCTAAGGTGTAGCCTGGTTgcatatatattacagtattgcTTTATACAGTTTGTGCTTCACCCCGAAATGCTGAAATATAATTTATTAAAAGCTGAAAGACCGGCAATGTAGCACAGTAATTAAAAGCTGTAATAATTTACGTTAAAGCAGCAATCTGCTGTTTAAACAATAATAAAGGTCACCccgcc containing:
- the LOC124033653 gene encoding kinesin-like protein KIF18A isoform X2; this encodes MDVCSHVKVVVRVRPTNDNEKCENFRNVVQVVDNHMLIFDPKEQHMTSFGGPRVQNRDVNKRANKDLKFVFDNVFGEDSSQVDIFENTTQRILDGVLNGFNCTVFAYGATGAGKTHTMLGSSNDPGVMYRTMTELFNRMDQVKEEKIFNVAFSYLEVYNEQIRDLLANVGPLAVREDPSNGVVVQGLTLHQPKSAEHILEALDYGNRNRTQHPTDMNATSSRSHAVFQIYLKQQDRTASLNPNVRVAKMSLIDLAGSERANATNAKGARQREGANINRSLLALGNVINALADPKQSKKAHIPYRDSKLTRLLKDSLGGNCRTVMIANISPSSKSYDDTHNTLKYANRAKEIKSSLKRNVVSLDSHIGQYAVICERQREEIIQLKKKLKEYEERKMDPLVPGVSNTISSQNQTEIYKVSESLQGIFSSRTQIRREHLVLERQLKENELRQRHSEECNQQAQLFSAKDKTEKATCKHERKLASLLTQQQHIRKRLKEVELCFLENEGWLHRVENDVKLLGQDSQPPVVLQKDLRCHRLQLQVEDLKQHIEQMTHLIGIQDQENKQTKKMVQMLLPAYSRQYWTLRGSGLVTAADEAENQDLEHLVLRERGVVWADQEKAGEQKDEETQAEGSRLRPELVPILSFSHLICPHQNSPCSSAEKHKRRVSLRLQPNPSSKGPAAQVTVMEPIPKKHTRRKLAVSPPNPGSVVSASAQVPMVLQEVLRQEGMFPLLYTPDASGTLNRPSLLPLQHYAVNDPNMTFDIEDEDNESALANATVVLYQCSPNHQAVSSCPLSPSQQQALRANDMSKPPKRLGIPSLLDIRHGKTYMAMTSAVQGKRKMNCSREQEILSAPKHIKQDPTVVARPLRVRLFAGSEENKPRRVTRSVSEGNLHLLDVQRKKSIFYKTSQKFKSVTKRM
- the LOC124033653 gene encoding kinesin-like protein KIF18A isoform X1 produces the protein MDVCSHVKVVVRVRPTNDNEKCENFRNVVQVVDNHMLIFDPKEQHMTSFGGPRVQNRDVNKRANKDLKFVFDNVFGEDSSQVDIFENTTQRILDGVLNGFNCTVFAYGATGAGKTHTMLGSSNDPGVMYRTMTELFNRMDQVKEEKIFNVAFSYLEVYNEQIRDLLANVGPLAVREDPSNGVVVQGLTLHQPKSAEHILEALDYGNRNRTQHPTDMNATSSRSHAVFQIYLKQQDRTASLNPNVRVAKMSLIDLAGSERANATNAKGARQREGANINRSLLALGNVINALADPKQSKKAHIPYRDSKLTRLLKDSLGGNCRTVMIANISPSSKSYDDTHNTLKYANRAKEIKSSLKRNVVSLDSHIGQYAVICERQREEIIQLKKKLKEYEERKMDPLVPGVSNTISSQNQTEIYKVSESLQGIFSSRTQIRREHLVLERQLKENELRQRHSEECNQQAQLFSAKDKTEKATCKHERKLASLLTQQQHIRKRLKEVELCFLENEGWLHRVENDVKLLGQDSQPPVVLQKDLRCHRLQLQVEDLKQHIEQMTHLIGIQDQENKQTKKMVQMLLPAYSRQYWTLRGSGLVTAADEAENQDLEHLVLRERGVVWADQEKAGEQKDEETQAEGSRLRPELVPILSFSHLICPHQNSPCSSAEKHKRRVSLRLQPNPSSKGPAAQVTVMEPIPKKHTRRKLAVSPPNPGSVVSASAQVPMVLQEVLRQEGMFPLLYTPDASGTLNRPSLLPLQHYAVNDPNMTFDIEDEDNESALANATVVLYQCSPNHQAVSSCPLSPSQQQALRANDMSKPPKRLGIPSLLDIRHGKTYMAMTSAVQGKRKMNCSSREQEILSAPKHIKQDPTVVARPLRVRLFAGSEENKPRRVTRSVSEGNLHLLDVQRKKSIFYKTSQKFKSVTKRM
- the LOC124033653 gene encoding kinesin-like protein KIF18A isoform X3 gives rise to the protein MDVCSHVKVVVRVRPTNDNEKCENFRNVVQVVDNHMLIFDPKEQHMTSFGGPRVQNRDVNKRANKDLKFVFDNVFGEDSSQVDIFENTTQRILDGVLNGFNCTVFAYGATGAGKTHTMLGSSNDPGVMYRTMTELFNRMDQVKEEKIFNVAFSYLEVYNEQIRDLLANVGPLAVREDPSNGVVVQGLTLHQPKSAEHILEALDYGNRNRTQHPTDMNATSSRSHAVFQIYLKQQDRTASLNPNVRVAKMSLIDLAGSERANATNAKGARQREGANINRSLLALGNVINALADPKQSKKAHIPYRDSKLTRLLKDSLGGNCRTVMIANISPSSKSYDDTHNTLKYANRAKEIKSSLKRNVVSLDSHIGQYAVICERQREEIIQLKKKLKEYEERKMDPLVPGVSNTISSQNQTEIYKVSESLQGIFSSRTQIRREHLVLERQLKENELRQRHSEECNQQAQLFSAKDKTEKATCKHERKLASLLTQQQHIRKRLKEVELCFLENEGWLHRVENDVKLLGQDSQPPVVLQKDLRCHRLQLQVEDLKQHIEQMTHLIGIQDQENKQTKKMVQMLLPAYSRQYWTLRGSGLVTAADEAENQDLEHLVLRERGVVWADQEKAGEQKDEETQAEGSRLRPELVPILSFSHLICPHQNSPCSSAEKHKRRVSLRLQPNPSSKGPAAQVTVMEPIPKKHTRRKLAVSPPNPGSVVSASAQVPMVLQEVLRQEGMFPLLYTPDASGTLNRPSLLPLQHYAVNDPNMTFDIEDEDNESALANATVVLYQCSPNHQAVSSCPLSPSQQQALRANDMSKPPKRLGIPSLLDIRHGKTYMAMTSAVQGKRKMNCSSREQEILSAPKHIKQDPTVVARPLRVRLFAGKTFNLKLSIQTGVLSKHCVSP
- the LOC124033653 gene encoding kinesin-like protein KIF18A isoform X4, whose amino-acid sequence is MDVCSHVKVVVRVRPTNDNEKCENFRNVVQVVDNHMLIFDPKEQHMTSFGGPRVQNRDVNKRANKDLKFVFDNVFGEDSSQVDIFENTTQRILDGVLNGFNCTVFAYGATGAGKTHTMLGSSNDPGVMYRTMTELFNRMDQVKEEKIFNVAFSYLEVYNEQIRDLLANVGPLAVREDPSNGVVVQGLTLHQPKSAEHILEALDYGNRNRTQHPTDMNATSSRSHAVFQIYLKQQDRTASLNPNVRVAKMSLIDLAGSERANATNAKGARQREGANINRSLLALGNVINALADPKQSKKAHIPYRDSKLTRLLKDSLGGNCRTVMIANISPSSKSYDDTHNTLKYANRAKEIKSSLKRNVVSLDSHIGQYAVICERQREEIIQLKKKLKEYEERKMDPLVPGVSNTISSQNQTEIYKVSESLQGIFSSRTQIRREHLVLERQLKENELRQRHSEECNQQAQLFSAKDKTEKATCKHERKLASLLTQQQHIRKRLKEVELCFLENEGWLHRVENDVKLLGQDSQPPVVLQKDLRCHRLQLQVEDLKQHIEQMTHLIGIQDQENKQTKKMVQMLLPAYSRQYWTLRGSGLVTAADEAENQDLEHLVLRERGVVWADQEKAGEQKDEETQAEGSRLRPELVPILSFSHLICPHQNSPCSSAEKHKRRVSLRLQPNPSSKGPAAQVTVMEPIPKKHTRRKLAVSPPNPGSVVSASAQVPMVLQEVLRQEGMFPLLYTPDASGTLNRPSLLPLQHYAVNDPNMTFDIEDEDNESALANATVVLYQCSPNHQAVSSCPLSPSQQQALRANDMSKPPKRLGIPSLLDIRHGKTYMAMTSAVQGKRKMNCSREQEILSAPKHIKQDPTVVARPLRVRLFAGKTFNLKLSIQTGVLSKHCVSP